The following is a genomic window from Amaranthus tricolor cultivar Red isolate AtriRed21 chromosome 10, ASM2621246v1, whole genome shotgun sequence.
tttatgaggtatcttgaatacctccccctcaaatatagtttattataatgaattcaacaattataagtataataaacctcccttatcttgagaacaatctctcaagaccacaaatactaaagcaaagtaagaacactctcacgtttctaacaatgcactaaccttctcaacaatatgtgtgttttgtggtgaatgttactatgagtgatgaatcctatttataggctagatattcatcactcttagtattccctcataaatcaccataaacacACATGTAACATCCCAATTATCAATCTAATTaaccatgacaataaacattacaataaacaatagagtaatgcaccacattattgcatagtcacttcaaATTCTGaccataaatcaccataaacacACCTTATCACCtttactgtttcttctccatctagaagtttcacaaatataacagcaaattgcattcgcattattccccaAACATAAAATACATCTGTTAGGACAAAaatctatcttctcaacgggtaatctaagggcagctatttgtttttttcatagaagttgtttaccatcgtattctcttctggtaacacttcgttcacaatagcacaaatatcgtcgtaacacctctcaatgagacgatggtctgtcttcaggtttgtaagtcgaccaataatagacaccttggtgtgatttttacaaccttcaaataaaggactatttacagaatttaatATGTCAAAGAACTGTCGACACTGAGGGTTTGAATATTCATcaacgtgtaccggtggttcattatctactgataCTACATCATATTGGGAGGGAAGAAACTGATGGTAAGTGTCTGGAAATacactagctactgcatcatgcaccatctgtgagtatggatttggattgtttgacgattgctctcccactaccactacaacatcagatgttgttcctacctctgtgttttgatgatattcccactcatagtaattttcaacaaaccccctttttattatatgttctcttatttcatctggtttcttataacaacaatatttacactttttacaaggacaaTTAATCTCAGAAACTCATGCTATTTGTATgagcaaaatttaaaaactcttccaaccctctcataaatcttaaactaaacttttcatttttttttcggTTGTACATCCAAATTCTTTCTTgactaaaattcatttttaatacctatatataatataataatataattattcaactaattagtaaagtaagttaatgacaataaaaatatataaaaaaattcatgaaaataacaatatatgatattaatataattattctaataacaattattaaagcaaattaatgacaataaaaataaaatatgaaaaaataaaaaaaatataaaaaacttatgtaaataacaaaggaaataaaatatgtactcattaaataataaaattaaatcaaataaatgacaataaaattaaatataaataataaaaatatataaaacaactcATGTAAACATAAAAAACAAGCAACATAATAGAATAAGTAAATCACTAACCTCTCTTAATTCTTTGGTTTCCGAAATATACACTCCATAACAATTATGCGttttatttatacaaaatatgaCGACAACACGACGATTACAAACCCATCGccattttttaaattcaaattccaaAAATACGGACGAACAATGCCTACCAAAGGGCTACTAACCTAGCCGTCGCCCacttttaaaaacattaaaataaaagaacGCACTGCCTCTGGCGACAAACTGGCGAACAATTTTCCCGTCGCGAATAACGTTTTCCACCTGGCGACCATTGTGTTCCTCGCCCCTTGTCGTCGCCCTCGTTTACCACGGGCGACCAATACTTTCCCTCGCTTTTTTCCATCGCTATTTtaatagttatttgtagtggGCGACGAGAAGGCGATTACTAAATAACCCGTCGCcacagattaaaataaaaaacaaaaaacaacacTAGCATTAGCGACCAAAGGGCTTCCAACCTATCCGTCGCCTACTTTTAAAACACattgaaataaaaaacaaaaaacattagCGACAAAGTGGCGACTACTCTTCCCGTCGccattaattataataaaaaacaaaaaagaatactGTCTCTGGTGACTAAATGGCGACTAACGTGCCCGTCGCCACAAGAACTTTTTCCAACGGGCGACCAACTGCCCCTCGCCTTGCCGTCACCACTGGCAACCAACCCTTCCCCTTACTTTTTGCCCATCGCTATttcaatacttatttttaataataataataataataataataataataataataataataataataataataataataatagtaataatagtaatagtaataataataataataataataataataataataataataataataataataataataataataataataataataataataataataatgtcaataataataatgtcaataataataatgataataataattaaaaataattcacCTCAATAATTAGTTAAAATGTTAGTTATGTTCATTAACCATGCCTATTTGTGtggaaaaacaagaagaaaaacaatGGTCTATGAAATCATGCTGCTACGCTTATCAAGTGAGGAAAATTTCCAACACCTATAAGTGTGGCCGGAGTAAGACTAGCCAGCGAAACACGGACACGGCACTCAACTCGCGtgtcgcgtgtcggacacgtgtcggacacggacacgcgacggacacgcgaaaatccgtgtccgacacgccaaatgaagtgtccaatattttaatattttttcggacacgtggacacggcaagaacacgcgacggacacggcaaggacacgtgtgttatttaaaaaaaataattaaaaaaaaaaaactgaattcataagaatcaaacatcaattcaaacaaaacCTTAACTAAAACCCTTCCAAgaaaaacccaataaaaattttcaaagaaaaaatgaaaaccaTCTTGAGTTCCATTAAAATTTTCTTGAATTGGGTAGCGAGATTGTTAGAGATGAACTTGTTAGAAAGAGAAAAAATGAGAGAAATAAAAGAGTAGGAAAGACGAGAACAAGAAGAAAAGGGTTGATACCAGAGTTAAAGAAAGAGGCCCCAGTTTTTTAGGGCACATGTTTTGCCGCCCTTTCTGTCTAATCAAATATTTTGTGATGTTCAAAACAGAttcaataatttaatatttatctgactttaaaattgactttgattttaacttaagataaaaaaatataactttaaaattaagatagtcttaaagtttattttaaaactaatCAGAAATATTTGATTCGAAATATGGAGTCatttatttgtttgaaaaaCCTTAGAATTTTCTAGTTTGACGAGCAAATTGGGTTTAAAAATCTACGTGAAATAATGTTTAGTTTTGGTAAAAACTGGAAACATTATTTGATGAGCAAACTTGCAGTGATGGAGTTATAGCTGTGTAGTTAATTGACTTTGATTTCAATTCAATAAATTTGTTggtgtttttaaagtgtttatgtTTTAAAAACCCTAGAGTTATAGTTGTGGTGGAGTTAtgtgatttttatgtttttaaagtgtttatttacaaatatcaaatgaaagattgtaaaattatctttaatttgatatatttattatattaccattttcatgtccccgtgtccgctatttttaagttggcgtttttccgtacccgtgtcgtgtccgtgtccgttttagtgcaacctagagACTAGCTACATATTAGCATCATTAGCACGCTTATTAAGCATGCCTAAAAATTTACCAACACAAGCAGAGATTACGCTTTATTAAGCGTGGCTAAATCTATCAGCCACATATTTAATATGCCTAACTGCATTTGTAAGCTTAGATAGCTgcaattttttttgtagtgtaaatATAAGCATTCATCCGATGTTTTGTAAAATTTTCATCAAGGTTATCCTCTGTTCCTGACATGGTCTCTATGAATAGGTAAGTTGACCATTTCATATTTGCTGAGTCTATCCATGAATCCGATAATAATCTATTGTTATATACATAAATAGATACCGTAGATCTTTCCTTGATCACAATACACCTGTACATATCTTTCATTGATCATCTACATCATCATCACGATATCATCTAAAGGACAAACAAAATCTACTACATGATAAGAGTACTATACCAAAACTGTAGGGTAGACCCACAAAGATTGAGATTCCATCAAATCATGGAGTATGCCCTTAAAACTAGTAATTAACCACTCAAAATAAAAGCACCAAATAATAGTGAGTGTTTGTGAGGTCATAGTATAAAAACCCTACATTTTCGcttatcatttttaaaataataaaaatgaatcaTAAACTACCCCTTTGAAAGATTTCATAAATCTCCCAACAGCAAAACATAATCTGCTCCCTTTTTCCTCcaaatattttgatgataagGTGAGAGAAATAACAAGATCAAAATAATGTTCCCTTTCCAACAAAGTTGTGAGCTGTCTTTCAAGATTAGGGATGAGGGGGAccaaaataatgaaataaccAACTTGGAAGATCAGATCATGTTAGAAAATAATTCACTTCTTGggttcaataataatattaataatgttaGTATTAATCCAGAAAGAGGACGAGGACGAGGTCAAGGGCGAGGGCGAAgatcttcttcatcattagCTGGTAGTAGTAGTACTAATAATACTATTGCTAATAATGATGAAGTTGAAAAGAGGATTCTGCATAGAGAATATGAACGTCTAAGGAGACAAGAAATGGCTAATCTTTTTAATTCTCTTCGTCAAACCCTTCCTGTTGAATTGATTCAGGTATGTGGTCTTTGGTactatcttttttaaaaataaaaaaaaaaatctgaggatattaaaaaattattacctACAGGAAAGAGGGAGAGCAAAACTGACATTTCTATAGGTAGCCGGTGGCCAACAAACAACTGTCTATGATCAACCTGTGATTTTCATGTCCAGGGACAGTGCTATGTGGATAGATCTACcatgaaaaatagaaaaaaagaaGGATTTAAAATGcccattattttgatttaaatttttacaTTTAGGTTATAATTAGTAGGTTAAATAATGAATTATTTTGGGTATCTTGTTTATGTAATCCTTAATTAT
Proteins encoded in this region:
- the LOC130825715 gene encoding transcription factor bHLH126-like isoform X2 produces the protein MFPFQQSCELSFKIRDEGDQNNEITNLEDQIMLENNSLLGFNNNINNVSINPERGRGRGQGRGRRSSSSLAGSSSTNNTIANNDEVEKRILHREYERLRRQEMANLFNSLRQTLPVELIQGKRSISDDVGEAINYIQDLKKKVKELKEKRDQLRQSVESPSSSGNDAGLRDQSCVVIRQSLVGLEIEISVGFEHKEFLLSTALQLVIDEDLEVVTCTSTKFNEKLVHILQCQQDAGKMKG